The following is a genomic window from Flavobacterium sp..
ATTTACAAAGAAAAAGAAGGACGTTATCCTGAAATTGAATTGAAGAAAATTCGATTAGAAGGGGATCCAGATTATGTGTTTTTGTCTTCTGAACCTTTTCCGTTTAAGGATGAACATGCGTTTGAAATTGGATGTTTTACGCATCATGCCAAAACTGTTTTTGTGGATGGCGAGATGTTTTCGTGGTACGGAAGCCGATTGTTAAAAGCTTTTGCTTATTTCAAAGTACTCCATGATAAAATTTAAAATTTGTTCAACTCAAAAGTCTCTTGAAAAGCTTACATTTGAAAAAAAATAAAGATTTGATTTCCTATACAATTTATAAAAATGAATCGAGTTCAGAGTGGGTTACTTTTGTTCATGGAGCAGGAGGAAGTTCGTCTGTATGGTTTAAGCAAATTCGTGATTTTCAGAAGCATTTTAATGTTTTGCTTTTGGATTTAAGAGGTCATGGCGATTCAAAAGAACCATTGAAATCGGCATTTAAGCAGCAATATACGTTTAAAGCCATTGCCGAAGATATTGTTGAGGTAATCAATCATTTAAAAATAGAATCGTCTCATTTTGTGGGAATTTCATTGGGTTCCATCGTCATTCGTCAATTGGCAGAAATGCATCCTAATCGAGTGAAAAGCATGATTTTAGGCGGTGCCATTTTAAAAATGAATTTCCGTTCTCAAGTATTAATGCGCTTGGGTAATATGTTTAAATACGTGTTGCCTTATTTGGTTTTGTACAAGTTTTTTGCGTTTGTGATTATGCCAAAAAAGAACCACAAACAATCACGCTTACTGTTTATTAATGAAGCGAAGAAATTATACCAAAAAGAATTTATTAAATGGTTCAAACTCACTGCTGAAATCAATCCTGTTTTGCGTTGGTTTCGCCAAAAAGAACTGAACATTCCCACATTATATGTTATGGGACAAGAAGATTATATGTTTCTACCCACAGTAAAGCAAGTAGTTGCCAATCATGTAAAAACGGCCGAACTTTTCATCATTCAAAATTGTGGTCATGTAGTGAATGTAGAGCAACCCGTAATTTTTAACGAAACGGTGATTGGGTATTTGAAGGGAAGGTAGGTTGATTAGATTTTTTAAAATCCTTTTAACTTAACTCTTTTTCGTTTGAAAATTTTATCATTGTGATAATACTCAATTCTTCTTTTATCAATATTGATTATTATTTTTTCTGTTTTTTCAGGAATTTTGAATCTTACATGTGGGCCAGTAAATGATAGTTCGAATTCTGAATTAAAATTAGTTACTATTAGTTGAGCCTTGCCATCAAAATCAGTGGTAGTTTCATTTATTTTTTTTGCTTCTCTTTCTACTATATTCGCTCCCGCTATTGGATAATCTTTTTCATAATAAATTTCAAAATATATAGTCTTTGATTTTAATTGTGAAAATGAATTTATACAAATGAATATTAGAATAAGAGTAAAGCAGTTTTTTATTTTTTTCATTTCTTCTATAAGTTAGTATACGTTAATTAGTAAATTCAATTTTCATTTCTCAAATATAAATAATAATTATAAAATATCTTCAAACAAAAAATCCCCAAT
Proteins encoded in this region:
- a CDS encoding alpha/beta hydrolase, with amino-acid sequence MISYTIYKNESSSEWVTFVHGAGGSSSVWFKQIRDFQKHFNVLLLDLRGHGDSKEPLKSAFKQQYTFKAIAEDIVEVINHLKIESSHFVGISLGSIVIRQLAEMHPNRVKSMILGGAILKMNFRSQVLMRLGNMFKYVLPYLVLYKFFAFVIMPKKNHKQSRLLFINEAKKLYQKEFIKWFKLTAEINPVLRWFRQKELNIPTLYVMGQEDYMFLPTVKQVVANHVKTAELFIIQNCGHVVNVEQPVIFNETVIGYLKGR